GGCAGAGGCCGGAGCCAAAATACTGGAAATGGGCGGCAACGCCATCGATGCGGCCATAGCGGTCAGTCTGGCCCTGGGTGTTGTTGAGCCTTACGCTTCCGGTTTCGGTGGCGAAGGTTACGCAGTTATAACGATGGCCGACGGTAGCAAGTATGCGATCGACTTCAGAAGTGCCGCTCCCATGATGGCTACGTACGAAGCGATCGCAGAAAAGGGATTGAAGTTGAGCTCGATATCTTACACTCCCATGGGAGTCTGCGTTCCTGGAGTTTTGGCCGGTATAAAAGAGGCCTGGCTTCTGGGAGCTACGCTTCCTCTGTCGGTTCTGGCGGCTCCGGCCATAGAGCTTGCCAGAAACGGTTTCATAGTCAATGAAACCTTTTCTCAAACGACGTCTGACACGTACGAAAGACTTCTCGAAAGCGCATTCGACTTTCTCAACGAAGGATTCGTCTGGGAAACGGGGAGCGTTTTCAAGAACCCTGAACTGGCAGACACTATCGAGAGAATTGTTGAAGAGGGTATAGACACCTTCTACACCGGCTCGCTGGCCGACGAGATTGACGCCTTCATGGTCGAGAAGGGTGGCTTCTTGAGGAAGTCCGATCTAGAATCCTACCGCGCGATCGTTAGAGAGCCTCTCCACGGCACCTACAGGGGATACGACCTGTACGTTCCACATCCACCGGTCTCCGGGCCGCAATTCATAATGGTTCTCAACGTGCTCGAGAACTACAACCTGTCAGCGATGAGCTGGGACGATCCGTTGGCGATTCATTTGATCCAGCAGGCATTGATTCTTGGCGACGTCGATAGAAAGGCTTACATAAGTGATCCGGAGTTCCATGATCTTCCTTACGAGGCTTTTATGAGCAAGGAGTACGCAAAGACCAGACTGATGTTGATCAACCCGGGAAAAGTTTTCGATAAGCCATATGCAAGCTATCTCGGCGACGCCTATCCCTTTGCCGATGGTTCAACCTACGAGGAAGTCCTTTTAGAGCAGCTGGCCCCGGTTATGTCAAGCGCCAGAGCGGTCGAAGAATCTCCGTCCACGACGCACTTCTCGATAGTTGACAAGGAAGGAAACGCCGTATCCTGGACGCAGACGATTTCCAGCTTCTTCGGAACCGGAACTTATTTCAAGGGTTTCTTCTTCAACAACGAAATGGCAAACTTCGCCTCTTCTTACAGGGAAGGCGACGTAATAAACCTCACAGGAGGAATGAGACCGAGAACGACGATCTGCCCGACAGTTGTTATGAAGGATGGAGAGGTTCGCTGGGTACTGGGAACACCTGGAGGCGGCAGAATAGTCTCGATGATGGTCAATCTGGTAGTCAACCTGGTGGATTTCAACATGCCTATCGACCAGGCGATAAGATCTCCCAAGTTTGTCGGGTACTCCTCATACACCGATCTTAGAATGGAAGAGGGTTTCCCGCAGTCCACGCTGGACTTCCTTGAGAAGATTCTCGGCCATAAACTCAACATTTACGCTTACCCCGACCTCTACTTCGGCGGTCCGAACATAATTGCCGTTGAGGAAAACGGAATGATGATCGGAGCCGGTTCCCTGAGGAGGGGTGGTTCGGCTTCAGCACCGGAATTTTGAAATTGAGAAAGGGATGATTTGAATTGAAAAAGTTACTTCTTACGTTGTTTGTTGTTTTTTGCTTCGTGTTTGTTAGTTTCGCTGTGGAAACACTCCTTGAAGAGCCCGTGATTGTCACTTCGGCCGGTCAGTCCCCGGGAGCTCTCCAGTTCACTGTTGTCGCCAAGATGGTGAATCTGGACTACAAGTTCGATAAACTGTACAAGGTCGAAGACGTCGATATGAGTCAATTCAAGACCTTCGTCATCGTTGTCGGCGCGAGCGGCAAGGGTCTGGGAGCGGCCGGAATCGATCTCGAAGTCGAGATCAACAGAGTTCTGGCACTGGCAAATAAGGCAAAAGAAAACGGATTGAAAATAGTGATCTGCAACCTCGAAGGAGCCTCGAGAAGGGGTGAATCGTCGGATAGAATAGTCACGACTCTGGCACCATTCGCCAGTGTCTACTTTGTTAAGTCCGATGCCAACGAGGACGGTTTCTTCACCACTTTGAGCGAAAAGGCCGGAGTTCCCATGGCCACGTTTGAAATGACGGTGGGACTGAAGGATGTACTGGCGCAGTATTTCGGTAAGTAACTGAAATGGGGGCGTCTCAGCGCGCCCCTTTATTTTAGACCGGAGGAAAGGCATAGAATGAAGATGAAAGCGATAGTAGTAGCGTTTTTAATTCTGGCAACAGCAACTCTAGGTTCGTTTTTCAGGCCCGATGTGAGGCCCGGCTACGGTGTGACTGGAATAGGCTGGCTATCTGATTATTTCACACCTCTTAAGGGAACGAATATGGATACGCCCATCTACTTCATGGACAGCGGCAATGAGGGGCCGACCTTCCTTCTCATGGGTGGAACTCACGGAAGGGAGATCTCTGGTACGACGGCCGCTCTGGTCTTTATAGAGAACGTAGTCGTCACGAAAGGAAAAGTAATCGTGATGCCCTTCTCCAATATAAGCGGTGTCTCCATTCCAGATGAAACCGGTAAAGCGCCGCATTTCATTCAGGTCGAAACCAAGTCCGGCCCGCGCTTTCTGGTGTACGGCGACAGGAGGACCGATCCGGTCGATCAGGGGATACCCGATCCAGTAGTTTTTATGCACGCACAGTCGGGGTTCACGTTGGAAGATGGAACGGAAGCGAGAAATCTTAATAGACAGTACCCGGGAGTGGCAGATGGCAATCCGACCCAGCAACTGGCCTATGCGATCATCGAGATGATAAAGGCCGAGAAGGTAGATTTCAACTTGGATATGCATGAGAGTGGTACTCCCGACGAGTACATAGACGAAAGAGGCAATACCCGGTCTGGCAGTAGTTTGGCCTATACACTGGTCTGCCATCCAGACGCGCTTGAGATAGGCGCCGTAGCCATAATGGAAATCGAAGCCTTCTACGGTATTTCGATGAAGCTCGAGGAATCCAACCTTAGTTACAGAGGTCTCAGCCATCTGGAGATAAGAAACGCCACCGGCTCTCTTTCTTTCCTTTCAGAGACGCCCAACCCCGGCCAGGATTCGTGGAGGAAAGTCTACGACGTGATAAACGATCCCGATTACCCTTTGAAACACAGGGTCGGCCTCCAGCTCCAGATAATACAATCGCTGTTCAACGCTTACGAAATGCTCATGGGAGAGACGGTTCTGGTTACGGGACTACCCTCTTATGACGAAACGATGGAAAACGGTTTATTCATATACCTGAACTGATACTTCCTGGGGGTGATAGAGATCTATACGCCTGAGATCTGGTATTTCATCGTAATGCTTGCCACCTTCGTGGGACTTGCGGCGATCAAAATTCCGATATCCGTTTCTCTGATGTTTTCGGCTCTCGCTGGCTCGTTAGTCTTCGGCGAATTTTTCCCATTGAGGCATTTGGTTGAAGGTGGGTTCGCCTATCTGGATACGATACTCGTTATCTCTTCGGCCATGATCTTCATGGAATCGATCAAAGTATCCGGGCTGCTCGAAACCATAGCCGGAAACATGACGGTGGCGCTCCACAAGAAGCCGACCTTCTTGCTGGTTTTGATGACTTTCTTCATTATGATAGCCGGTATGATAACCGGATCGTCAACCGCGACCGTTCTGACGACGGGAGCAATCGCTTATCCTGTCCTGAAAAGCCTTGGACTGAGCAAGAGAAGGGCCGGCTCAATAATTGCCATGAGCGGTATATACGGTATGATAGCCCCACCGATAAACCTTCCGGCCATGATCATCGGTCAGGGAGTCGATATGCCCTACATCGGCTTCACCACGCCGCTGCTCTTTGTGACCTTCCCGATCGCAATAGTCACCACGCTAATAATCGGTGTAAGGAAAGTAAAGCCCGTCGAACTGGACGAGTTCAAAAAGACAAGGGAAAGCGAGCCTGTGAAAGGCTTTGCGGTCTATCTCCCGCTCATCGTAATGGTCATACTCATGGTGCTCGAGAACGTGAGCTGGGGCTTCTCATTAGGACTCCCGTTGATATTCATGATTTCAGCGTTGATCGCCGTGGTCACCGGAAGAAGAGGCAACATACTAAAGATCTCCTTTACCGCCATTCAAAACGCTCTCGGGATACTTTCGATACTGATAGGCGTCGGTATGTTCATCCAGGTGATGACCATGAACGGCGTCCGCGGTCTGATAGTCGGTTATTTGAACAGTCTACCCCAGGGCGCCCTGCTTCTGGGTATAGCACTGGGAATCCCGGCCTTTGGAGCAGTCTCTTCTTTCGGTTCCTCATCGGTTCTGGGAGTTCCCTTCCTACTGGCCTTCCTGGGCAGCAACGATATCGTAGTCTGTTCGGCCCTGTCGCTACTGGCCGGTCTTGGAGACATGGTTCCCCCGACTGCGCTCGCCGGTATCTTCGCGGCGCACGTGGTGGGCGAGAAGAAATACTTCAAGATATGGCTCAGCTCGATGCCGGCCTTCTTCATAACTATGGTCTTCGCCACCCTGACTATCGTATGGGCCACACAGATAGGCCGATTCGTCAACAGCGTCTTCTTCTATCCCGTGTTTATAGTGGCCTTAGTCTTGATGGCCGTCGCTTTACTGCTGATCGATAAGAGAAAGGAGAGTGTTGCCAGATGACTTTCATATACATACTCATAGCGATATACATAGCCTCCATTCTCCTTTACTATGTCTTCAAAAAGGCCAGCAAGTGGGAGTGGGTGATGAGCGCTATGATACTCATTCCGTTGATTCTGAGGATCTTCCTCATCAAGTGAGATACCTTCCGGGGAACCGATGGCAGGTCTATAATTATCGTATGCCATAAAGGTTCCCCGGGAGGTAGTTATCTTGAAAATGAAGAAAGACGCCCAGTTCTACAAGTTTGCAGTTTATGGTTTCCTGAAAAACCTCCGCTTTTTCGATCCCTTTTTGATCCTTTTTTTCAGAGAGATGGGTCTATCTTTTCTCGAGATAGGGACTCTGATCTCCGTGAGGGAAATAGCCACCAACATACTCGAGCTCCCCACCGGGTTCATAGCCGATCTCTACGGTCGCAGGATGTCCATGGTTCTCTCCATGGTATCTTATCTTGCTTCGTTCATGGTCTTTTATCTCTTTCCAAACTTCTTAGTTTATATGGTCGCGATGGTTGCCTTCGCCTTCGGCGAGGCCTTCAGGACGGGTACTCACAAGGCCATGATTCTAGAGTATTTAAGATTGAACGATATGATGGATATAAAGGTCGACTACTACGGAGCCACCAGAGCCGCATCACAGATGGGATCTGCAATAAATGCCTTAATCGCCGCCTTCCTGGTCTTCTACAGCGGTAGTTACAGGATAGTCTTCCTGGCCTCGGTCATACCTTATCTTCTGAATCTAGTCAACCTTTCGACTTATCCCAAAAATCTGGACGGCGAGCTTAAAACCAGCCAGAAGGGCGAGACCTTCAAGGCCTTCTTCGGTATTTTCAAGAGCCGGGACTCTTTCAGGGGCGTGCTGAACTCCTCCCTTTACGATGCCTTTTTCAAGGTCGTTCAGGAGTATCTGCAGCCGATATTGAAGGCTATGGCTATCGGGCTGCCCGTGATGGTTACCTTGAAACCCGACCAGAGGACGGCGGTTCTTGTCGGCATAGTTTACTTCGTCATCTATTTTGCCACCAGCTATGCTTCGAAGAACGCCGGGAATGTCAGCAAGAAGTTTGGAAACGAGGCTAGGGCGTTGAATTACAGTTACCTTCTGGGCGCTGTATTGATCATCTTCAGCGGTCTCTTCCAAAGATTGGGAATACAGCTGGCAGCGGTCGCAGTCTTTTTCCTGCTTTTCGTCTTGGAAAACCTGAGAAGACCGGTGAATATAAGTTATATAAGCGACACTATCGATCATAAGACAATGGCCTCGGGTCTGTCGGTGGAATCACAGCTGAAAACGTTACTGATGGCCATACTGGCTCCTGTTATAGGTTTTTTGGCCGACAGGTTGGGCGTCGGGCTGGCCCTGATGCTGGCAGGTCTCCTGATGGCCGCTCTCTTCTTCCTTGTGAGCCTGAGATCGGCCGGAAGTAAAGGCAGTTGAAGCAGTTGAAATCGTGCCCGCTATCTTCCCGTAGCTGATAGAATCTAAGAGGGAGGTGACTTGTATGAAGAGAAGTCTCTTTTTGATCATATTCTTTTTCTCTGCCCTTTTCACTCTGGTTTTGGCTTCGGACCTTACCGTCGAGGGTTTGAAGGGAAGTGTCGAAAAGGTCGTAACGGGAAGGTTCACCTACCGGAGCGAGAACGGTCAATGGCTGGCCGGTGAACTTGAGACCAGAAGGATCAAGGTTTTCTCGCCTCTCGGCGATTACCAGACTGTGGCACTATATATGAACGGCGTCCAGTACAGTCGTCACGAATACACATATGACGAAAACGGCCGGAAACTGGAGTCTCGCTACTACAAAAACGACGCCGAGAACTACACCACCAGGGAGATCTATACTTACGATGATAGGGGCCGCCTCATAGAGGAAATCACGATGGAATACTGGCCGGTCTTTCTGGGTGGCGACCGCCTGAGCGGCAAAACCGTTCTCGCCTACGACGACAGGGGCTATATCTCCTTGAAAAGGCTGCTCAACGACCAGGGGGTTATCCTCTCCTCGGTCAGACTTACCTACGACGATGGCGGAAGATTGATAAGGGAATCTCATTACGGAAAAGATGGAAAGCTCGAATCGATCTTGCTCTACAAGTACGAAGGGGATGTTCTGAGGGGCATACACTCTCTTGACAGCAGCAACAGGATACTTGAAGAGGTTGTCGCCGGCGGTGAGAACGGACTTAACGACAGAACGCAGTACGGCTATTCAGGAGACAGGGCCGTTAGAAGCTCGAGAACTCTCACGGACGGATATATCTCGGTAAACGAGATCGTAGACCTCACCGAAATCGATCAGCCGGGTAGAAGAGTCGAGATCTCCTTCACGCTCGAACCCCTGGTCGTTACGTTCGATACAGAAGAGACTCTTCAGGCGATCCTATCCAGAAACACGGCCGGGAGGATCACGGGAGTCGATTTTAAAAGCGGCAATGACCTGCTGGCCGGATTCAAATACTATTTCGACAACGCCGGAAGGTTGCTGGCAAGAGAATACACGTTCGGTGAAAACTCTCTCAGGATTGACTACAGGTACGACACCGCGGGAAACTGGATAGAGGAGAGATACTTCAGGCTGGAAAATCAGGAATACAGGCCGGTATCGACGCTCGTTCGCCAGATCGACTACTTCGAATGAGACAAGTGGCTTAGCATTCAATAATGACGGCTCCTGCAGGTAGCGCGAGGGCCTTCGATAAACGGTGCTATATCCAGTTTGTATCTATCGAACCTTGGGAATTGGTTCAAAGCGCGGATCGATTTTCGCAATGTGCAGTTTTTTTCAGCGTTCTGGGACCGATATAACGTATTCCAATTGCGCCCAGTGGAGCCGTTATGATTATCGAGAGGACAGAAACCGAAAGAATTACATCTCCATATGCCACTCCCATTGCTAGAGGAATGCCACCAACAGCGGCCTGAACGGTTGCCTTTGGAATATAAGATACCATACAG
This portion of the Mesotoga infera genome encodes:
- the ggt gene encoding gamma-glutamyltransferase; translated protein: MKKHALVVMLVAVLFTGLIATITAPTVASSNGMVAAVNNYAAEAGAKILEMGGNAIDAAIAVSLALGVVEPYASGFGGEGYAVITMADGSKYAIDFRSAAPMMATYEAIAEKGLKLSSISYTPMGVCVPGVLAGIKEAWLLGATLPLSVLAAPAIELARNGFIVNETFSQTTSDTYERLLESAFDFLNEGFVWETGSVFKNPELADTIERIVEEGIDTFYTGSLADEIDAFMVEKGGFLRKSDLESYRAIVREPLHGTYRGYDLYVPHPPVSGPQFIMVLNVLENYNLSAMSWDDPLAIHLIQQALILGDVDRKAYISDPEFHDLPYEAFMSKEYAKTRLMLINPGKVFDKPYASYLGDAYPFADGSTYEEVLLEQLAPVMSSARAVEESPSTTHFSIVDKEGNAVSWTQTISSFFGTGTYFKGFFFNNEMANFASSYREGDVINLTGGMRPRTTICPTVVMKDGEVRWVLGTPGGGRIVSMMVNLVVNLVDFNMPIDQAIRSPKFVGYSSYTDLRMEEGFPQSTLDFLEKILGHKLNIYAYPDLYFGGPNIIAVEENGMMIGAGSLRRGGSASAPEF
- a CDS encoding DUF6305 family protein, which translates into the protein MKKLLLTLFVVFCFVFVSFAVETLLEEPVIVTSAGQSPGALQFTVVAKMVNLDYKFDKLYKVEDVDMSQFKTFVIVVGASGKGLGAAGIDLEVEINRVLALANKAKENGLKIVICNLEGASRRGESSDRIVTTLAPFASVYFVKSDANEDGFFTTLSEKAGVPMATFEMTVGLKDVLAQYFGK
- a CDS encoding succinylglutamate desuccinylase/aspartoacylase family protein; its protein translation is MKMKAIVVAFLILATATLGSFFRPDVRPGYGVTGIGWLSDYFTPLKGTNMDTPIYFMDSGNEGPTFLLMGGTHGREISGTTAALVFIENVVVTKGKVIVMPFSNISGVSIPDETGKAPHFIQVETKSGPRFLVYGDRRTDPVDQGIPDPVVFMHAQSGFTLEDGTEARNLNRQYPGVADGNPTQQLAYAIIEMIKAEKVDFNLDMHESGTPDEYIDERGNTRSGSSLAYTLVCHPDALEIGAVAIMEIEAFYGISMKLEESNLSYRGLSHLEIRNATGSLSFLSETPNPGQDSWRKVYDVINDPDYPLKHRVGLQLQIIQSLFNAYEMLMGETVLVTGLPSYDETMENGLFIYLN
- a CDS encoding TRAP transporter large permease subunit codes for the protein MIEIYTPEIWYFIVMLATFVGLAAIKIPISVSLMFSALAGSLVFGEFFPLRHLVEGGFAYLDTILVISSAMIFMESIKVSGLLETIAGNMTVALHKKPTFLLVLMTFFIMIAGMITGSSTATVLTTGAIAYPVLKSLGLSKRRAGSIIAMSGIYGMIAPPINLPAMIIGQGVDMPYIGFTTPLLFVTFPIAIVTTLIIGVRKVKPVELDEFKKTRESEPVKGFAVYLPLIVMVILMVLENVSWGFSLGLPLIFMISALIAVVTGRRGNILKISFTAIQNALGILSILIGVGMFIQVMTMNGVRGLIVGYLNSLPQGALLLGIALGIPAFGAVSSFGSSSVLGVPFLLAFLGSNDIVVCSALSLLAGLGDMVPPTALAGIFAAHVVGEKKYFKIWLSSMPAFFITMVFATLTIVWATQIGRFVNSVFFYPVFIVALVLMAVALLLIDKRKESVAR
- a CDS encoding MFS transporter, translated to MKKDAQFYKFAVYGFLKNLRFFDPFLILFFREMGLSFLEIGTLISVREIATNILELPTGFIADLYGRRMSMVLSMVSYLASFMVFYLFPNFLVYMVAMVAFAFGEAFRTGTHKAMILEYLRLNDMMDIKVDYYGATRAASQMGSAINALIAAFLVFYSGSYRIVFLASVIPYLLNLVNLSTYPKNLDGELKTSQKGETFKAFFGIFKSRDSFRGVLNSSLYDAFFKVVQEYLQPILKAMAIGLPVMVTLKPDQRTAVLVGIVYFVIYFATSYASKNAGNVSKKFGNEARALNYSYLLGAVLIIFSGLFQRLGIQLAAVAVFFLLFVLENLRRPVNISYISDTIDHKTMASGLSVESQLKTLLMAILAPVIGFLADRLGVGLALMLAGLLMAALFFLVSLRSAGSKGS